A DNA window from Mucilaginibacter xinganensis contains the following coding sequences:
- a CDS encoding TonB-dependent receptor: MGAFILFCSPIFAQKITGTVTGAGKPVAGSSVQATPSGTGTATDGDGKYSLALKAGIYKVTVSAIGFEKKTVNVQLADGESKVLDVELNPSSESLKEVIVVGSRGGGRTKMDSPVPVDVISVNSVSASTAKPDLMSQLNQAVPSFNYNKQSGGDGSDAIDFASLRGLGFDQTLVLVNGKRRHLSAFVNQVGTRGRGNSGTDLNAIPEAAIDHVEILRDGASAQYGSDAIAGVINLVLKKDVNHLNVNIGGSGYYDHKYNTLNNVDPSQYYTGSQLDGKTFTLGLDYGVLIGKNGGFINFGGNFMSQGKTFRAVPQTNWDTNPNALSVDAWRRAFGDGSVTSGGGMYNMEIPLAGTKTTFYSFGGYNYKHSNVYAWTRRWSSTSNHIKFPTDANGNLIFVPGIMRVFDPSPGGLDTANVYYNPQEDVYIKDMSNALGLKGTIGDGWDWDLSNNIGYNDFHYWGNDTFNASLPLPEQSTKTRFDDGGFSFLQNTANLDVTKRFAHVAQGLTLSFGAEFRYERYKLYAGEPDSYRNGGALYTGPTIYNDDGSVALANGDAKASGSEGYPGYQPTDASTSHRTNEAAYIEGSLDVTKAWLVDGAARFEHYSDFGGVSTVKLATRYKVTDNFNLRGSFSTGFRAPSLQQMNFSNTNTNIIAGQLVYAKLVPNYSEAARQVGIPKLTQETSINESLGFTWKPAPGFNFTVDGYIIKIKNRIVITGSFDTTVTAIKNYLIDNNVKSANFFTNAVNTTNTGLDMVLDYHKSWGKNRFTGLLAGNIQNITIDKINIPAALNDTYAHQQAYFSTREAAFLTASAPHAKFSLGLEYGYDKFAVGTHITYFGKLTTQGFGYNSVPGANPDGPGGANTSASGNGWDPYVELDNGKGVVPENFVFHGKATTDLYVSYKITKQISWTAGVDNIFNVHPDLAVTEGAHQASWGDSESGGPFDAVQMGFNGTRIFTKLAFHF; this comes from the coding sequence ATGGGAGCATTTATTTTGTTCTGTTCCCCAATTTTTGCCCAAAAAATAACCGGGACTGTTACTGGCGCAGGCAAACCTGTCGCCGGATCTAGTGTACAGGCCACACCTTCCGGAACAGGTACCGCCACCGATGGTGATGGGAAATATAGCCTTGCGCTAAAAGCCGGTATCTACAAGGTAACGGTTTCAGCCATTGGCTTTGAAAAGAAAACCGTGAACGTGCAGCTTGCGGATGGCGAAAGCAAAGTATTAGATGTTGAACTTAATCCGTCTTCTGAATCATTGAAAGAAGTAATTGTAGTAGGTAGTCGTGGCGGCGGGCGAACCAAAATGGATTCGCCGGTGCCTGTAGATGTGATAAGTGTAAATTCAGTCAGCGCAAGTACTGCAAAGCCCGATTTGATGAGCCAGTTAAACCAGGCTGTCCCATCATTCAATTATAATAAACAAAGCGGGGGCGACGGTTCTGACGCTATTGATTTTGCCAGTTTGCGTGGTCTGGGCTTCGACCAAACACTGGTGTTGGTTAACGGTAAACGGCGTCACTTATCTGCCTTTGTGAATCAGGTAGGTACCCGTGGCAGGGGAAATAGTGGTACCGACTTAAATGCCATACCAGAAGCTGCTATTGATCATGTTGAGATTTTACGTGATGGTGCGTCAGCACAATATGGTTCTGATGCTATCGCAGGTGTTATTAATCTTGTGTTGAAAAAAGATGTTAACCACTTGAATGTTAATATCGGTGGTAGTGGCTATTATGACCATAAGTATAATACATTGAACAATGTTGACCCAAGCCAATATTACACAGGTTCGCAGCTTGATGGTAAAACTTTTACTTTAGGGTTGGACTATGGAGTGCTAATAGGCAAAAATGGCGGGTTTATTAATTTTGGCGGCAACTTTATGAGCCAGGGTAAAACTTTTAGAGCCGTACCGCAAACAAATTGGGACACAAACCCTAATGCTCTAAGTGTTGATGCCTGGAGAAGGGCTTTTGGCGATGGATCTGTTACCTCAGGCGGAGGAATGTATAATATGGAAATTCCCCTTGCCGGTACCAAAACTACTTTTTATTCATTTGGCGGCTACAACTATAAACACTCAAATGTATATGCATGGACACGCAGATGGAGCAGTACCAGCAACCACATAAAATTCCCTACCGATGCAAATGGTAACTTAATATTTGTACCCGGTATTATGCGTGTATTTGATCCTTCACCAGGCGGATTAGATACCGCTAATGTATATTACAATCCGCAGGAAGATGTTTACATAAAAGACATGTCTAACGCATTGGGTTTAAAAGGAACTATCGGCGACGGCTGGGATTGGGACCTGAGCAACAATATAGGATATAATGATTTTCATTATTGGGGTAATGACACCTTTAATGCTTCCCTGCCTTTACCAGAACAATCAACCAAAACAAGGTTTGATGACGGAGGATTCAGTTTTTTACAAAATACGGCCAATTTAGATGTAACTAAGCGTTTTGCACATGTGGCTCAAGGGTTAACGCTATCATTTGGTGCGGAATTTAGATATGAAAGGTATAAATTATATGCAGGTGAACCGGATTCGTACAGAAACGGCGGGGCACTTTACACCGGACCGACAATATATAATGACGATGGTAGCGTTGCCTTAGCTAATGGCGATGCCAAAGCATCTGGCTCTGAAGGATACCCTGGTTATCAACCTACTGATGCAAGTACATCTCATAGAACAAATGAGGCAGCTTATATAGAGGGCTCTTTAGATGTAACTAAAGCATGGCTGGTTGATGGTGCTGCCCGATTTGAACACTATTCTGATTTTGGAGGTGTAAGTACAGTGAAATTAGCAACGCGTTACAAAGTAACTGACAATTTTAATTTAAGAGGCTCATTTAGCACAGGTTTTAGGGCACCCTCCTTACAGCAAATGAATTTCAGTAATACCAATACTAATATCATAGCCGGTCAATTGGTCTACGCAAAATTGGTTCCAAATTATTCGGAAGCCGCCCGTCAGGTGGGAATCCCTAAACTTACACAGGAAACTTCAATTAATGAGAGTTTAGGGTTTACATGGAAACCGGCCCCTGGTTTTAACTTTACTGTTGATGGTTACATTATTAAAATTAAGAACAGGATAGTGATTACAGGTAGTTTTGATACCACAGTAACAGCAATAAAAAATTATTTGATAGACAATAACGTAAAAAGCGCCAACTTCTTTACCAATGCTGTTAATACAACCAATACAGGCCTTGATATGGTATTGGATTACCACAAGTCCTGGGGGAAAAATAGGTTCACAGGGTTACTTGCCGGGAATATACAGAATATAACTATCGACAAAATTAATATCCCTGCCGCGTTGAACGATACTTATGCCCATCAACAAGCTTACTTCAGCACAAGAGAAGCTGCTTTCTTAACAGCATCAGCTCCTCACGCGAAATTTTCGTTAGGTCTTGAATATGGATACGATAAATTCGCGGTTGGTACACATATTACATATTTTGGTAAATTGACTACCCAGGGCTTTGGATATAACAGTGTGCCCGGAGCAAATCCGGACGGACCCGGAGGCGCTAATACCTCCGCCTCCGGCAATGGATGGGATCCTTATGTGGAATTAGATAACGGAAAAGGAGTTGTTCCCGAAAATTTTGTTTTCCACGGAAAAGCTACCACCGATTTATATGTATCATATAAAATAACTAAGCAAATATCATGGACTGCCGGCGTAGATAATATATTTAATGTACAT